In Pygocentrus nattereri isolate fPygNat1 chromosome 19, fPygNat1.pri, whole genome shotgun sequence, the sequence acatatctctcttagtgctacttgacctcagcgcggcTTTCAATACAATgtaccacaatattctcctagaaaggttagaaaacatgtttGGAGTCACAGgcacggccctatcatggttcagatcttacctatcagaacgttatcagttagggtaaacaatttagcttccaattattcaaaagtgagatttggagttccgcagggctctatattaggaccattattatttacactatacatgttaccattaggcacagttataagtaaccatggcgtaaactttcattgttatgcagacgatactcaactatacagatcagccaagcctgatgaccaatacaggttaaagaaaatagaggactgtgtaaaagacgtgaaaggctggatgtcacgcaacttcctcctattaaacagtaacaaaacagaggttctccttctgggtccaaaattagccagaagtaaatcaccagatttaatcttaaatctcgccgactttccagccgcacctggatcagcagctaaaaatctcggcgttataatagattcagatttatcattcgatcaacacacaggcggcatcactaggacagcttttctacatcttcacaacatcgccaagatcagaaatgccctgtccctgcgtgatgcagaaacactagtacacgcctttattacttccaggctagactactgtaacgcgctactgtcaggatgtacgagcaggaatttaaacaaactccaactagtccaaaacgccgcagccagggtcctcactaaaactagaacatctgatcatatcagtccagtgctatcatcacttcattggctgcctattaaattccgtattgattataaaatccttttattgacttataaagccctacatggtctcacTCCTGAGTAcctttaaaatgatttgatttgtctgtgatatgtgtgtgtgatatatgtgtgtatgtgtgtgtgtgatatgtgtgtgtgtgtgtttgtgtgtgtgtgtgatatgcgTATGTGATAtgtgtgtgatgtatgtgtgtgtgtgatgtatgtgtgtgtgacgtgtgtgtgtgtgtgtgatatgtgtgtgtgatgtatgtgtgtgtgatatatgtgtgtttgtgtgtgtgtgtatgtgtgtgatgtgtgagtgtgttatgtgtgtgatgtgtctgtgtgatatgtgtgtgtgatgtatgtgtgtttgatatatatgtgtctgtgtgtttgtgtgtgtgtgcaatgtatgtgtgtgatgtgtgtttgtcatatgtgtgtgtgatgtatgtgtgtgtaacatatgtgtgtttgtgtgtgtgagtgatgtatgtgtgtgatgtgtgagtgtgttagtgtgtgtgatgtgtgtgtgtgatgtgtgatgtgtgtgtgtgtgtgtgatgtgtgagtgtattatgtgtgtgtgatgtgtgtctgtaatgtgtgtgtgtgatgtatgtgtgtgtgatatatgtgtgtttgtgtgtatgtgtgtgtttgtgtgtgtgtgatatgtgtgtgatgtatgtgtgtgtgatatatgtgtgtttgtgtgtatgtgtgtgtttgtgtgtatgtgtgtgtgatatatgtgtttgtgtgtatgtgtgtgtttgtgtgtgtgtgatatgtgtttgtgtgtgtgtgtgatatgtgtgtgtgatatgtgtgtttgtgcgtgtgtgtgtgtgtgatgtgtgagtgtgttagtgtgtgtaatgtgtgtgtgtgatgtatgtgtgtgatgtgtgagtgtgttagtgtgtaatgtgtgtgatgtatgtgtgtgatgtgtgtgtgatatgtgtgatgtatgtgtgtttgtgtatgtgtgtgatgtgtgtgtgatatgtgtgatgtatgtgtgtttgtgtgtgtgtgtgtgtgtgtgtgtgtgatgtgtgagtgtgttatgtgtgtgtgtgtgatgtgtgagtgtgttagtgtgtaatgtgtgtgatgtatgtgtgtgatgtgtgtgtgatatgtgtatgtgatgtatgtttgtgtgatatatgtctatttgtgtgtgtgtgtgatgtgtgtgtgatatgtgtgatgtatgtgtgtgatgtgtgtgtgatatgtgtgatgtatgtgtgtttgtgtgtgtgtgtgtgtgtgtgatgtgtgagtgtgttatgtgtgtgtttgtgtgtgtgcatgatatgtgtgtgtgatgtatgtgtgtgatgtgtgagtgtgtgtgtgatgtatgtgtgtgatgtgtgagtgtgtctgtgagtgtgtgtgtgatgtatgtgtgttatgtgtgtgtgatttctgtgtgtgatatgtgtgtgtgatatatgtgtgttatgtgtgtgtttctgtgtgtgtgatatatgtgtgtgtttgtgtgtgtgtgtgtgtgcacatcaCCCCATTATATAGCACTCTTTCCTGGCATCATCCTCTCAAGATGCATTAGAAAATCAAGATTATACATCAAAATTACgatgaataaaatataataaaatagtaaacaagtacacaaaatacaaataaaaaatatagagTTAAATATCATATACATTTCCATCAAAGAGAAATCttccaacaaaaaaaagcacagaaacacatagaacacaaaatacaacatgTGTAGAACCTCCAGCATGTTTGATAACTGTAGCTGTAACTGTAGCgtgtaactgtaactgtagcGTGAACCTGAGGAAGAAGAAGGTCCTGGAGCTTTAACACTAAACGTTTCCCCACTAAACGCTTATTAACCTACAGTAAGATTTTAAAGTGAGTAGCCACTGTGAGTCTCTAGCTGGGGGATAAATTACAGGTCTGAACACTGTAATCTCTGAACACTCTGATTTGGAAAACCAGGCAAAATAGAATTACAGTAATCCAACCAGCAGAATCAGCCGAGATTTCATATGTGGCATAGAGTTGTTAGAAATACGAGATGAAGAGAGATAAAGCTGTGAAtctcactgcattaaaatcacagttttaccagcaaaacaatgtaaagatcTCATGTTTGTAAAAAATATAACCCATAGGAAACAGAACAGGGCCCAAAATTGACAGGACACCTGAAGTAATAACGTTAAAACGTGATGAATGTTGACCCAAAAATATTTCTTCCTCACACAGGAATTGATCATGTTTTGTACAATGGCTGAACTCTCTGTGTCCTGCATGCAATACTCAGAATGACATGGTCAGCAGTTCTGAAAGCTGCAATCAAgcacagtaaaatgtgcaggaggagaagaagaatcAGCTGCCAAGAGAAGATCATTTCCACCTTAGGAAGTGCCGTGAAACATGTAATATCCAGACTGCAAATCTTCATGTAGCTACATTCCAAATAAGCCCCTGAGAGTAGCCGAGAGGACCCTAAAAAAACACCAGTACCACACACCTCAGCCCACAGATCAGCGACTGCTGAGTACAGTcgataaaaatatgttttaagctttgttttaaaaacagtcaCAGATGACACCAGATGTCACTTGGAAGAGGGCACATATATACATAGCATGCCCACAACATATGCAGGAGCCTGACCATCCAAAGCCgtatatatctatatttatatatatatatatatatatatatatatatatatatatatatatatatatatatatatatatatatatatatgtgtgtgtgtgtgtgtgtgtgtgtgtgcgtgcgtgcgtgtgtgattTCAGAATCCCCACCTCAAGTCAAATCTGtgtttattaataaacaaaaacagtaataatgacTTTCTGTTTAGGGGATGTTTGAATTTTGGAACCAgtaaacatcaacaaacaattAATACTGAAAATATCAATTAGATCCTCACCCAGCAGATCTTATTTAAACATGTACAGCATTTTTTTCAGCCTGTCAGCTGACACCCCCTAGTGGGCTGCCGTGGTACTGctacttttttttaactgcaaaAATGTGTTGCAACATAGACACTTCACCATGTTTACATtgagctcattggctgttctgGCAGAAGGTTAGTGATGTATATTTATATCTTCTGAGCCTCTGAGCTTCACCTGTATCAGTACTGAGCCTGAGTAactgcagttctgcactgtTTGCTCAGAGTCTTTACAAACAAACCTTTAGAACTCAGCACTTCACACCAGAACTCAGTCTAAACACAGCGAATATTAAATTCATACTCACTGTGCATATTTTAAGACTTTTAAGGttaatatttgctgtttttagaTTTATACCCAAATGAGAAAATATATGAACATCTACTCTTATAAAattgaaatacatttcaaatgcaCTGCAATCCAGGCCAACTGGCCCAAACCTGCCTGATTCCTAcagaaatgagtttgtgttccaGCCTCTTCATGTTAAATCTGATCTAACGGTCCTTTAACAGGACAGACGTGAGGGCTGTAGGTACTGATACTCTGTGAGATGCAGGTCTGATCTGAcatcttgtttatttgaaatacagtgtgtgattattatattattaaatctATTTTTATATGGGTAAGCTAACCCTAACCCAGACGGGCACGTGCATGCGCCCCACGCGCTGATCACCTCTAACTGGCAGGCTTAACTCAGGAGTCGTAACTggaatgttaagaagagccgttttgtcctttcagcaataatgaaaccaccttgggaggcacgACATGTTCTGTCTGTTTTACCGTCATGGCTGTAAGTCTGACTCAGCTGATGTTCTAATACAGGCTGaggatgaaatgaaatgaaatgaaatgaacatttattgtcattacacattgtacttgtacatttaCGCAACGAAATTAGTTTAcagcccccccctcccctcttggtgcaatagaaatagaaagttaaaatagaaaagttttaaaatataaacgaGTTAAATCACAGACTAGAGCTACGGTTAACTATACAGGCGTAAGCATAAATGAACTAAGCTCTCCTATTTACATACTAAGCTTTCCTATATACACAGTGGAGAATTGACATTTGCAGCATCAATTATtgcacattatattttgtttttagcataATGGGTCATTGCACTTGTCCCTGTAGgcggacagaaacatctgcccACCGGTGAACTGTATAGCTTTTGTTTAACGGGGATACGGCCCTGTTATAAAAACTGCCCCTCAGACGGTTTGTCCTTGTTTTGAGGTGTCGGTAACGTCTGCCTGAGGGCAGCAGTTCAAGCATCCTATGTCCTGGGTGTGTACTGTCCTTGATGATTGTGTAAGCCCTCCTGAGACAACGAGTTCTGTACAGGTCTTCCAGAGAGGGGAGGGAGTGTCCAATAACCTTCTGTGCCGTGTTGATGACCCTTTGTATGGCCTTTTTGTGTGCTGTGGTACAACTGGAGaaccacacagacatacacatataaactcagactctgctctgctttaaccttcagctcagctgcagccacttttctcacatctcaggaaacttctccaTGAGTTTCtggaaaatgtctctcaatgttcaactTTATGAGGTTGagcttctcatcctccagcttctcggttgaattctcctgttccaccttaaatggcgccttAGGCTCCAGATTCtcctgctgcgccatttaaggtggaaggggagaatttgaacaagaagctggaggatgagaagctgacttaagtttcacgagttgctgcagattaaacgtatcagcataagtccattcatctccaaattatcatcTTCTcctctttgccgtttcattCTCTGCGTTgatatggtgaccagcagtctgtgagtctttagggttaaagggtgaattagcagttatgagttaactccagtgtttaagaccatttactgttaaactgtttaactgtgtgttataatgattttacagtaaaggaggattatgttacctagaaatctagttcTCCTGTGGAGTCCCTGATGAGAAATCTGAAGTGTTATGGAAATttgtcattgtccattttatcagctccacttactgtataggacattgttggttggtggactattctcagtccagcagcaacactgaggtgtttaaaaactccagcagcactgctgcatctgatccactcagaccagcacaacacacactaacacaccaccacctcctcagtgttactgcagtgctgagaatgatccaccacccaaacagtacctgctctgtgagggtccatgggggtcctgaccactgaagaacagggtaacagagtatcagagaaacagatggactccagtctgtaactgtagaactacagagtgcagctatacggtcagtggagctgataaagtggacagtgagcggagaaacgaggaggtggtcagaatgttacgcctgattggtgtagcttgctgaaatgtttaaattggagttttaacagttatttttgttgaggaaaaacctggaatgtttGACTTGGCATGTGGTCTTAATATTGGTTGGATATCAGGCCTTTGCGTGTGTAAGTTAGACtgttacactttttggtgatctttttttatatttgcagcttttcaactGTGGCTCagcattaaatgcagtgtctcgttcacactgtcagttgggcttgtttgatgtgtcaggtggagattcacaaacattctgacagccgcgctttgaaagtagctaaaaagtagccactgctctttctggaaaagtagcaaAATTGTAGCTGCTACAAATTTTGGTAAAGTAGCTACAAAATAACAAAGTACTATTTTTTCTGTAGCTCTCCAAACCCTGATCCtgatatttaatacatttacatcaaCTTCAATCAATCAACATCAGTCATCAATTTCTATAACTTATGATCACAGGATCTAGTGTCCGGCTGTGCCGACGTGCTGTGAGATTAATTCTGCATTTCAGGTCATCAGGAGGAAAGACTTCTGTCTCTATGCTCCGTCACAACACATGTGAAATGCTAACAACGTCACTGTGAAGGTTCTGATGAACCATTTGTTCGTTCCACACTATCATCACCTCCTCCTGCTCAGAACCCACTGTTCTGCAGACTGTGTTTCAGTAAGGATagattgatttatttgtttatttaattagtcGTGTTCTatgtaaataagtaataaatacagttaaacacatttttgttttttattattttttttagaacttGTTTGCATGTTCGTTTAAAGTGCTgcgttttgtttattttcagacTAAAGGTGGCGCTGTTGTTTTGTGCCAAGCCTGTAAGTTCAGGTTCTCCTCCAGCGTTCGTTCCTCAGCCCTTAAATCACAGCACTAATCCCGGCGCTGTATTTTTAACTGAGGTCAGAAAGAACAGCAATGAGATtagacggggggggggggtaaatcCTCCATCATGCCTCTGATCTGCTCTCTGAACCAAACGCAGTCACTTTGGCTTTATCTCCTGTGGAACAACGGCTAATGTTCTGTAACTAGGAGCCTTgaatctgtttgttttcttttgtctataatttcattttcctttcagATTGAACATGGGACGAATTTTACAGGAACACTTTTGGCCTCTGAGAGATTTTTTCTGATTAGCAGGAATTAGTGGATGGACATTTTAAGCCACTTCCACTTCTCACTGTGGAACTGCAATAATGAACCAACCGAGGAGACActtaaaaaagctgaaaaagagGCGTTCAAGCCTTTTCGCCAGTCTGAAACTCAACGATAGCTTATCACAGAGCATAGATGAAAAGGACAGTGCGTTTCCTTTCTCACAGGACAGCTTGGTTAAACCATGGACATCAATGGACAACCTGGACAGTCCAGCTCCCAAAGCAGATAACtccaaaagtaaaagtaaagagaagaaaggtaacgacaaagaaacaaagagggTTCCACACAGACACTCCAGTATGATAAACCTGAACGTAGGTGGAAAAGTCTTCAATCTTCCCAAACATCTGGCTATCAAATATCCCAAATCCAGAATAGGCTCTTTAGCCCTCTGCACAGATCCCGTCAAGCAGCTGACGCTCTGCGACGATTACTGCGTCATCACTAACGAGTTTTTCTTCGATCGAGATCCTACATTCTTCCACTATATCTTCCACTTTTATTACAGCAATGTACTCTGGGTCATGGAGAGCCTGTGCCCCATCAACTTTGAGGAGGAGATGAAGTTTTGGGGTTTACACTTGCGGGACACGCCTCGCTGCTGCCGAATTCTCTACGAGGAAAAGGCCGACGAAATTCGAGACCAGCTGAAGGTCAACAGGGAACTCATGGCTGAAATTGAGCCCAATCACAACGAAGAGGGCTTCCAGACCATGTTTTTGGGCGGATTTCGGAAAGCCCTGTGGGATCTGATGGAAAACCCGTATTCCTCAGTGGCTGCCAAAGCTTTTGCTGTTTTCTCCAGCCTCTTTGTCCTCATCTCCATTGTGGCCATGACTCTGAACACGGTAGGTgaactgaaaaaatataaaatgtacggAAGGACGTACATGGAGTACATTGAGATCGTCTCCATACTCTTCTTCACTTTTGAATATTTCCTTCGTCTGCTGACCACCTGTGATGTAAAGCATTTCCTGAAAAGCGCGCTGAACTTCGTGGACTTGGTGGCGGTCATGCCTTATTTCATACAGCTGATGTTTGAGACTTTCGCCGACCAGGAAGACATCAATGTTCAGGATGACCTTAAGGCCATGGCGAGGGTGAGCAAGGTCAGCAAAGTGCTAAAAGTGGTCAAACTGATGAGAATTTTTCGCATTCTTAAATTAGCGAGACACTCCACGGGCATGCGAGCGTTCGGCTTCACGCTGCGTCAGTGCTTCGAGCAGGTCTGCTGTTTATTCCTCTTCATCATCATGGGCATCTTCACCTTCTCCGCTCTGATGTTCTCCGTTGAGCAGGACGTGGAGGGATCGCCATTCAGCAGCATTCCTGACGCCTGGTGGTGGGCTGCAGTGAGTgtacaacatacacacacacacacacacacaaacacacacagacatagtcacacatgcacacacacgcagacacacacacacaaacacacatggtcCTTCAGGGTCATTTAAGAATCGCAGCtgttattgttcattttatttacagttttcagTTTAATAAGAGAACAATATTgtgtatttattgatttttatggctgtttttatcCCCACAAGTTAATCTACGATAGTCTCTGTAATAACGCATTGAAATCATCGGGTTAAAATTTTAGGAAATGTTTAATTATATCAGAATCAGCTTGAAAGTAAACATTGTGTTTTCATCACCATCAAAAAGATATAATATATGTTTGGAAACAGTTTAATTAACAGCATTTTATCAAAAACATATAAAGTGGGCACAAGCAACAAAATCAACGCTTTTCCTTGTTTCCTTGTTTTCCACAGGTGAGCATCTCCACTGTGGGCTATGGAGACGTGGTGCCCATCTCGTATTCCGGGCGAGTGGTGGCGTTCGGCTGCATTTCGTTTGGAATTATTCTGAATGGGATGCCAATCTCGATCCTCTTCAACAAATTCTCTGACTACTATGCTAAGCTGAAAGCTCAGGAGTACACCAACACCAAAGTGCAGCGCAGTCTGCAGCTCAGGAAACGCCTAAGGAGAAAATTTGAGGGATGCTTTGAACCCCCCGACGAGGAGCCCACCGAGGAAATTCACCAAAATCCGCAGAATCATCGCTGAACGTCCAGGCTGAGGATAAAATGCCTGAAATGAATACATGAACAAGTTACTGAAAGAGTGCTTTGATCAGTCCAGCTCAGTATGATTTAGGTAGAATggccacagacagacagttgaACTTTATCATGAGACTCTTTTCACTCACAGCCGTTTAACGAGGATCCTGTGAGCCGTTAACGGAGCACTGAACGTGCAGATAAAGGATAAAGGAAGTTAAGCAATCAGCTTTAAGTCAGCTTTCAAATAGCGCAGATTAGTAGGGCGGCTAACTGTCCTGACGCTTCTGTTTATAGCTGTGAGGAGTCACTCGAGATCAACTGCTGTAAAACATTCAggaaattctgaaaaacatcaaataaaaaccTTCATTGTCAGACTTTGTTTGAGTTCTTCGGCGttaatgattttatttcatttcatttttttcatttcattttttatgctgCTACATAATTTATCCTGTTGTTCAAATCAGAAGATAAAAGATGTGAAGTTTGTTTAGCGCCACATACGAATACTGTTATACAATAATTCAGATAAAATTATAAATTAGATAATTACCTGAACTTAatctgacacacacacttaaagacacacacacacacacacacactatacacacacacacttaaagacacacacacacacacacacactatacacacacacacacactatacacaccctatacacacacacacacacacacacactatacacacacacacactatacacaccctatacaaacacacacactatacacacacacactatacacaccctatacacacacacacactatacacacacacacacacactatacacaccctatacacacacacacacatactatacacacacacacactatacacacacacacacactatacacaccctatacacacacacacacacatactatacacacacacacacacacacactatacacacacacacactatacacaccctatacacacacaatagcTGATGTTCTTTGGTGAGTGGTTGATGTTCTATGGTGAGTGGTTGATGTTCTATGGTGAGTGGTTGATGTTCTATGGTGAATAGCTGATGTTCTATGGTGAGTTGTTGATGTTCTATGGTGAATAGCTGATGTTCTATGATGAATAGCTGATGTTCTATGGTGAATAGCTAATGTTCTATGGTGAGTAGCTGATGTTCTATGGTGAGTGGTTGATGTTCTATGGTGAATAGCTGATGTTCTATGGTGAGTGATTGATGTTCTATGGTGAATATCTGATGTCCTATGGTGAATGGTTGATGTTCTATGGTGAGTGGTTGATGTTCTATGGTGAATATCTGATGTTCTATGGTGAATGGTTGATGTTCTATGGTGAGTAGCTGATGTTCTATGGTGAGTGGTTGATGTTCTATGGTGAATAGCTGATGTTCTATGATGAATAGCTGATGTTCTATGGTGAATAGCTAATGTTCTGTGGTGAGTAGTTGAGGTTCTATGGTAAGTGGTTGATGTTCTATGGTGAGTGGTTGATGTTCTATGGTGAATAGCTGATGTTCTATGGTGAGTGGTTGATGTTCTATGGTGAATAGCTGATGTTCTATGGTGAGTGGTTGATGTTCTATGGTGAATAGCTGATGTTCTATGGTGAGTGGTTGATGTTCTATGGTGAATAGCTGATGTTCTATGATGAATAGCTGATGTTCTATGGTGAATAGCTGATGTTCTATGGTGAGTGGTTGATGTTCTATGGTGAATAGCTGATGTTCTATGGTGAATAGCTGATGTTCTATGATGAATAGCTGATGTTCTATGGTGAATAGCTGATGTTCTATGGTGAGTTGTTGATGTTCTATGGTGAATAGCTGATGTTCTATGATGAATAGCTGATGTTCTATGGTGAATAGCTAATGTTCTATGGTGAGTAGCTGATGTTCTATGGTGAGTGGTTGATGTTCTATGGTGAATAGCTGATGTTCTATGGTGAGTGATTGATGTTCTATGGTGAATATCTGATGTCCTATGGTGAATGGTTGATGTTCTATGGTGAGTGGTTGATGTTCTATGGTGAATATCTGATGTTCTATGGTGAATGGTTGATGTTCTATGGTGAGTAGCTGATGTTCTATGGTGAGTGGTTGATGTTCTATGGTGAATAGCTGATGTTCTATGATGAATAGCTGATGTTCTATGGTGAATAGCTAATGTTCTGTGGTGAGTAGTTGAGGTTCTATGGTAAGTGGTTGATGTTCTATGGTGAGTGGTTGATGTTCTATGGTGAATAGCTGATGTTCTATGGTGAGTGGTTGATGTTCTATGGTGAATAGCTGATGTTCTATGGTGAGTGGTTGATGTTCTATGGTGAATAGCTGATGTTCTATGGTGAGTGGTTGATGTTCTATGGTGAATAGCTGATGTTCTATGATGAATAGCTGATGTTCTATGGTGAATAGCTGATGTTCTATGGTGAGTGGTTGATGTTCTATGGTGAATAGCTGATGTTCTATGGTGAATAGCTGATGTTCTATGATGAATAGCTGATGTTCTATGGTGAATAGCTGATGTTCTGTGGTGAGTAGTTGACAGGACTGGACCTCCACTGGCAGAACACCTCGGTCCTGGTGGTGATGATTGATGGCCCCCATGTGCTGGAGGCCTTCACTGCTGTGGTCTGGTTGGTTGCTAGTCTTCTGGGATATGAACCACAAACACAGTTATCAGTGTCATGCAGCTCAAGGACCTGAACTGCTGAGACCTTGGCTGGAGTTTGCTTAAATGGATTCAAAATGTTGTGACTccaaaggtggtttgatttttgttgaaaggacaaaatgactcttaTTAATATTTGCATTGCAACCCCTGCACTAGCTTTCAATGTAGtgtgctgccacagact encodes:
- the si:rp71-39b20.4 gene encoding potassium voltage-gated channel subfamily V member 2, with amino-acid sequence MNQPRRHLKKLKKRRSSLFASLKLNDSLSQSIDEKDSAFPFSQDSLVKPWTSMDNLDSPAPKADNSKSKSKEKKGNDKETKRVPHRHSSMINLNVGGKVFNLPKHLAIKYPKSRIGSLALCTDPVKQLTLCDDYCVITNEFFFDRDPTFFHYIFHFYYSNVLWVMESLCPINFEEEMKFWGLHLRDTPRCCRILYEEKADEIRDQLKVNRELMAEIEPNHNEEGFQTMFLGGFRKALWDLMENPYSSVAAKAFAVFSSLFVLISIVAMTLNTVGELKKYKMYGRTYMEYIEIVSILFFTFEYFLRLLTTCDVKHFLKSALNFVDLVAVMPYFIQLMFETFADQEDINVQDDLKAMARVSKVSKVLKVVKLMRIFRILKLARHSTGMRAFGFTLRQCFEQVCCLFLFIIMGIFTFSALMFSVEQDVEGSPFSSIPDAWWWAAVSISTVGYGDVVPISYSGRVVAFGCISFGIILNGMPISILFNKFSDYYAKLKAQEYTNTKVQRSLQLRKRLRRKFEGCFEPPDEEPTEEIHQNPQNHR